The window GCAAAGGGTAATCAATTTTGCATAATGCTTCTTAATAGCATAACATCCTTGATCAGATGTCTCAGGAATAAATGATCCTTATTCACAGAAAAATCCAATCGGTTTTTGAATTGTCTGATGGCTCTGGCTTGGCTGTTACTGTTGCTCGATATGAAACCCCTGATCACATTGACATCAATaaggttctctctctctctctctctctctcacacacacacacacacagatgaTGGATGTCTTTGTTCTGGATAGGCGTCACAACTTTAGTTTGTTGATTTGGGTTATCATACCTCTTAAGTGATCAAATAAAAGCAAGTCAAATGTCGTACAAAGTGTTTTATTGCATACACAACCTTCTAATTCATTTCTTTGAAAATGTAAACTATCATCATTGTAATAATAGTGTTTCTGATTGTATTCAAGgaattaattgttttttaagcTGGGCGGGTCAACCTGTTTTCACCTACACCGTATATATTTCTTAATTTGACTACCTTTAAATTTTGACCACTTTATTGGTGCGTGCACCCACGTAGGTTGGCATAATTCCTGATCATCCGTTGCCAGCATCGTTTGCCAAAGATGATGATGGTTTTTGTGGCTGCATTGGGGACCCTGCTTCTGGTTGTTTTTTAAACAGAGTTGGATTATTCTCAAGATGAGACCAGTTATATTGTGAACTTTTCGTTCATTTGAATGTTGGTTATTTGTTCAAAAGACCTTAGCCTGCATCTGTATAGGAAATTGGAAAATGTGAAGTAAAGTGGTCTTGTAAATTTCTTAACATCTATCGAGTTTCAAATCCAAAATTAAGGTTTGCTGTTAAGTTGACAGTAAAGATAAATAATATTGACCCGTTTACTTATAAGTCAGGTCCTGTCCTGTCAAAAGTTGTTCAAAGTATACTCGTAGAATAAAATGTTCATATATACTCGTAGTTTAAACTATTGTCATATTGCCACTATACCATGCAATGATTACCTATCTTACAAAAGTTAGTGCTCTTCTCAACATGAAACTTTAGTTTTGACAGTTTTGAGGGTTATAAACAAACTGAATGTTCAACAAGTGGTTATTGTTGGGTCGAAAATTCATCCGTGTTTGTTCATTTAGTTAAATATACGAATATGAACATGACTACATTCCtttcatttatgtttgtatacattCAATTGTTTGttcaaaacatttatttaattatattcgtTTACATTatgtatattattttgtttgtaatttaaATCTAGATTTGAAttataaataagtttatttaGATTAATTTAAGTTTAATGCCATAACAAACCTTTCTGTCTTTGTAATATTGAATATGAATCATAGTGCTTTTAATTATATGTCTATTCTTTTGATTCTATCCGAGAGTAAGTATCCGCGCATTGTGGCGGTTAGATGGTGGAGtaataggtcataaagtgtgatagccaaatgccttaattGTACGGGGTCCGCGCTCGGAtataaaaattcgtcgaaagtatattgaatgacatctctaatgaaagagcatgaaattttaagaacacccatataatttttataatttatcgatgtacggtttgcgagataaaagattttgaatgaatcggaggaataaataatttatggaggagagagaaaatgtatttggtaatatagaattgatagaagAGGAATTTTGaggaagtaaatgttgaaacttaaaatgttagacaaGGGGATTCTGctttataatacgagtataagtacccacgcgttgcggcggtaaaatggtagggtgataggttatagattGTGATatgttatagagtgtgatagccaaatgtcttagccgtacgggttccaccctcagatttaaaaattcgtcgaaagtatatcgaatgacatctctaatgtaAGAGCAAGAAATTTTAAGAGTAACCTGTAACACctcgagctaggctcgaaatgcaccgaaaagatatagcgtatgcatgaaattatcgtagaacatgaactatatgaaagaAAGGGGATCCGGTGAATCTAACATCAGCAAGCAGGTATCATAATACAAAATAAGGGTAAATGAATCCGGGATTCATGTAAGTCCAAGCCTAAGTCCTAGTGCGATCATCAATCAACCATCACTTCTTGGATTCCCAAGATttcctgaaaagtgtactaatcAAGGTCAatactaggttggtgagttcataggaaAGAATGAACAAGAACGCGTATAAATGTCAAccaatacataattaacatcAAACATGATCTAATATTTGCACACTTGTACCCgaatgtactcaattgcacgttaTGTACCTCATAGTACTCAATTGCACATCAttgcacctcattgtactcaattgcacataAGTTGTTCATCCATGACCATCCATGTCCACACATACACATAACCAAAACACCATGTGAATATACTTcatacgatactacttttgaaaggcctttaatgcttatatatagggtcacccacagccttcccaccacatctccaacctttcaaaggcattaccgtcctccatatatatacaactaacCTATAACATctcaacatacatatacaataaccaTACAACAAATCACATAGTTGCACATCTACAAAACCGTTACACAACATGTAAATccataaatcaatcaatgtcccaTAACAACCATGtacatcaatgaccctcacacAATTATTCACATAGTGAATTACATCAAGATATTTAGGATACGCATAGTAAGCAAGAACAAAGAATAATGATATCAACAATTATCCTAACAAGTCTTATGTTTTCACGCATTGCACACATTGTCTCACAATTATCCTTTTGTCCTCCAAAATGTCATCACCCaagacactcaaacatatgcacaatcaagtcatgtcatcaatcaagaaaatcaaGCGTATTCACAATTGAACCATGTCATTAATCAAAGCAAACATATAATTGCACACTCAAACAAGTTACACACAAAaattgtacacttttcagctcaaatctcaattgagtaggcaGTTACGACACTCACCTTGGCTTCCAAGCAAAACAACAAGTTAATATCGAGCTATAAATGTCCAACCACCGTCACGTGTCCACAACCTATCAACATATATTACAGTATCATCAAAGTTAACTCTATAATCTTAACAAGTTGGTCTAGCAAATTTAAGTCGAGTCACAATCTCACTAACGCTTAAACAACCTTTTCGAGTATAAACAAGACACTTTGACTCAACACTTAGAAATGTAGGAAGATTCATCCCACATGAATGTTATCACAGGAAACTAGACTCTCATatgattccaacgataggtcatatgactcgattggacttacggatcaaaagttataagtatACATGTATATAGTTTGAGTTAAAACCTCAAGTTTGATTTCCAAAAATGACTCACGACTTTGAATGAAAGATTTGTCTTGTGCAGGGCACCAATTAAgtcataagagtacattccggaaaggcCAGGACGATCCTAGGATAATGGAAAAGAAGCTAGGAAATGAAAAGGAGCATCAGGTCCtgaactgcgccgcagtcaaaaTGCAGAAAGTTCTGCTGCGCCACAGCCCCTAGCCACTGCGCCGTAGTCATCCCAGTTCAGCAGATTTACGAGCCAAAGACCCCCAAAACCCCATTTTTGACCCAAGGATCGATCTAGGAAGGTTCAAGACATGTTTTAAAACACTAACTAACATCATTTgatataaacaaacataacccacatcTTAGTTTCGATTCATAATATCAAATCCTAGCTtaaatccattttgacccatttcaaaccctaattgaacCTTAATTCGATTTGACTTGATTTATGACCCGAATTTACTTGTAATCAACTAGAAACAAttgaataaacataaaatgatgattatgggatgagttttacttaccaaaTCCGCTACCAAAGGCTCGAATCCGAATTTGAACTATAAATTGATTTTTCTTGCACTTTGAAGGTCAAATCTTTGATATGTAGTAAAAATGATGATatagatgatgattttgttattgATTTACTTGAAACCACATTTCTTATGTCAAGATCTTAGAGAAGGAAGGAGGATGAGAGTGTGTTTACATGTTTGCACCAACTAGAGAGAGTGAAAGAGAGTAAATGAATGGATGAAAGAATGGATAAGGTAGGGAGGGTTGGGTTAGTCTTGATGGGTCACGGGTCGGGTATACCCATGGATATGATCCATATTCATTTACTAGCTAAGTTAAATGCTATCAAAAATGTACGGAATCGACTAGCACTAACTAATGACCTTGACTTGCACATAAGTCCCAATTGAACAataaattgatctatatgaacacattgcacttaaatgaactcCAAGTTGTTctcaatatattaattaactaaataattaGTCAAATTGTACATATGGTCAGAGAGTCAAGATTCACGATTGTTacacacccatataatttttacaatttatcgatttacggtttttgagataaacgattttgaatgaatcagaggaataaatgatttatggaggagaggaaaaataaatgattgattgagatttgaagagagacaAAAGGTATTTGGTAATATAGAAGTGATAGAAGGGGCATTTTGAGgaagtaaatgttaaaacttaaaatgttagacatggggaatctgctttataataaaTGATGGGGGTATTTTATgggtattatgaataaatgataggggtattttggggtttTCACTTGTGTAAAGTTGAAATTTTGGAGGGAggaaatgctttataatgtagggGAGAAGAGATAACGAGAATAAGTACCCGCGCTTTACGGCGGTGAGATGTTaggggtgatatgtcataaactGTGATAGGTCacagagtgtgatagccaaatgccttaaccgtacgggttccgcctcggatttaaaaattcgtcaaaagtatatcgaatgacatctctactAAAAGAGCATAAAAccttaagaacacctatataatttttataatttatcgatgtacggtttttgagataaaagattttgaatgaattgaaagaataaatgatttatggaggagagaggaaaaaaaaattggttgagatttgaaaagagagaaaagatattatagttattttagataaatttagAATTGATAAAgagacattttaaaaaaataaatgttagaaacttaaaatttaaacaggggttttttgctttataatataagtatagatgattctatatatttgttttcatGTGTGTTCGTTTgtaaacataaataaacaaacattgaaaaaacttataaacaaatCTATATGTACATACTTAGTTAACTTAGATGATGAATAAACATGAACAAAGATCAATTTGACTCGTTTACCATCTctaattatttaaaagaaaatgtaaacaccaatataaaaaattcaaaaagtacCATCTAAGTAAAGAGAGTGATAAATTTAAcaaattgtaattattatttataactacACATGTTTTACACAGTTACATATAGTATGCGTAAAATATGTAATAGTTATTGTACATTTATCGGTAGCCCTAACTTTGCTTCAACTATAAAATAGAGTAGTATAGtcgaccaaaaaaaaaaaaagggaaaaaaacgaaaaagtAGTTTTGTGGAGAGAAATAAAGAAATGAAAGCGATGCCGGTGGAAATGTACGGAGAGATGGAAGAAcaatcagcagcagcagcagcagcaggagcAGGAGCATCATCAACAGTAGCTATGGAGGTTGATGACGTGGAAGGTCTCGATATTTTCGGAGAAGGTCCACTCGGCGATATGAATCATCATAACCGTTTGATTGATTCCGATTTCTTCAATTCTTTTCACGACGATTTCGATGATGCCGATATCAACTAAAGTATCACTTATTATCATCCCTcatcttctatatctatatctatatctatatatctatctatgttTCAATTTCCGTTGTGAAACGTTGTCGttttggttatatattatttaagttgAAGTCTATCTCGTAGCAGTTGTAGTACTCCTTGTTTATCGGATTCGTTAGTtgttatatttaaaagtaatttctGTTTAATTAGTTTCTTAGGTTTCGAATGGTTGATGCAAGTTTGTGGACAGGATGTGTGTGttagggtttatatatatatatatatatctataagtaggaattgattatgtttatgcatataatatctataaatatgttatttgtaTATTATGATGATATAGGAAGATGTTGTAgaatggttggatcagtggtaaacaccctagCCTCTGGAGAcaaaggtcatgggttcaatcctcatcccatgcaacaaaggttggagggccatttctaccatttaggtagaaagggaagcaacctctctacttaagtaaaggtaaggtctgtctacatcttaacctcccccatacaccgttgaggtattggggctcaaaacccgcggaaggcggcactgagcaagtttctttctttctttataggAAGATGTTGTAGAATGGCAATATACTATCTGCGGCCGAAGTTTAGCATTCGGTCGAGTTTTTGGTGATTAGACAAAAAGATCTTTTTGTGTGCTTTTTGGTAATTGCTTAAAATTGTTTCTTCAAGAGGATAGGTGAAGTTGATTAAGTTTCTAGTATTTGATATAGACGGTCATATTTGTAGTCAAGGGTAGAGAAACTGCGCCCAGATAGATCTCTAACTTATGATTCGGCTTTAGTTAATAATAATACCCTTTTCTTAAActgatgtttttgttttgtggGCAATAGCTTTGTACTTTTGTTACGGTGGGAGTATTAACTTTTAGGATGTAATAACAAAAGTAGTTTTTTTACGAAACTTATAATTACCAAAACGGACTGCAGGCGAAAGTAGGTTGCTATTACTTGACATCTGTCTATATGATATGTTTTGACATTTGATATTTCGAAGTTTTTGTAATTCGGGGTATTGTATGCGTGCATTTGGGTAAAATTGTTGTTTCAGCTGGAAAATGTTATGGCTAGGTTGCTTATATGTACAATACTGGTGACTTGATCGGGGATAGCGTTTTAGAACAGTTACTTCTGGTGGCTGCAGTTTTCCTTtcttattatatgtatattaggacTTGGCAGTTTGGTTGAGGGAGAACCAGTTCTGTGTACATGCTTGATAAAGATTCTAGGAAGTAGGAATTACATGCATATGATATAGAATATAGTAATGGACTAGATACTGGTGGAATTATGATCCATTTTGGCCGATAATGCTAAACCTACGGTGAATGCATCTATTGTCACTGATTGAATTCTTTCTTTTGGTCTACATGAGAAACCAGTACGGATATTGCCTAGATATCTAAgtcttttgacttttgtttgGCCCATGGTGGCCTTTTGATGTAATCTCTCTAGTTTAAGCCTGCAAGCAGGAAAATGCTCAATGTCGGGTTGTTTCTTAGAAATGAAAGATCGCATTTATAGAGTTGGTTTGAATGTTTATATGCCTGCTATTTGCAGACCATCTTACTTGACATAGTACTGAGTACTGACACCTAATTCAAATTTAAAGCCTGTTATTTTACTGGTTCCGGGGATTTGCGTCTGATTAGTGCACCACCTTCACAACTATGCTAACATGATTATTGTTGTTTCCAGATTGAGACAAATTTGATTTAACTTGTCCAACTGCATATACATTGTAGGGCTATTTGCTCTTTGATTTGCATGGTTTCTTGACTGGTAGTCTTGTAATTACACACCTAGGAACTGCATAGACCAAGAATGAGATCCTCACCATGGATATGATATGTCGATGTACATACTAGTGTTGATGAACATGCTAGTGTCGATGAATGGAGATATAACCTGCAAATTTGCAATAGAAATGGTTAGATTTCAGGTGTTATAGCTGTGACATAGAAATTGTAAGTGAACATGTGGCTTTTCGGTTATCATTTGCCGTGATGGTTTTAGGTTGATGTCCCTTACTCCCTTCATTGTTGCTTAGTGATAAAATTTGCCAGGTAAAGATGATCATCTTAGGTTGTATGCATAGTGACGATGCACATAGAAGATGAATACATGTTGATCTCAATAATAAGACACAGGGGAACTGATACTTATTCCAATATGTATGGTCTCTTATCTTGGTGATTAATCTTGTTAAATCAAAACATTGCATTAGGCATTTCCTAATTAGATTGTTAATCTGAGTAACTGTGACATAATTCAAGATGTCAATTTTATTATCTGTGATGGGTttggtttgttttgtttattgcTTCTTGTTGGAGTTAGAATACCATATGGATTTAGGTTTTGTGCGTATGTGTGGATCAGATGTGTATGATAATCTGATTTTGTATTATTCTCTGTGTTGGAactgattattttatttatatcctTTATTAAATAATACCGATTCTTGAATTTTATATCGTTGTAGTCGGGTTTAGCTGAGTACGGTGGATTTTAGGGTGTGCATCATAATAACAATCATTTTGTAATTCAGACTAGTCAGCTTGCAATTCAGGGAGTGcatatacaaattaaaacagAAATGGTCCTGTCCATGTATTTACAAATTCCAtttctgtatgtatatataatacagATACGAATAGAGGCATGGGTAAGAATAGCCCATAGTTTTGTTACTGGAATAGATGGTAAAAAATATGATTAGGTTAATGTGAACTTCGGAAATGTCCAAAggcttgtttgtttatttattcattgaCATTATCAAATACTACCCAAGtgtgtttcttttttgattagtgTAGCATGATGATCAATAAAATAAGGGGTACTGCgctttttgaaaagaaaaaaaatctttctGTAAATTCTGTTTAatatttggtatatatattCTATCAATGTATGCAACCAAAGTATTCTTGTGATCGATTTTTTAGTTTCCAATTATTCTCTAGCTACCTTTGAAAGTTTATCTGGTGATTCAAAACTGAAACCTCTTGTAAAAAAGCCACTCGGCAAGTACGTTAggtaaaatacatatataaaattgttactcggtataataataaaaatactgCACGTTGTTGgtatttatgtttgtaaaaaaCGCGTTTCTTGTTATTAAACCAACCTATTTGgctatttttatgaaaaaaaactcactctgtatatatatttatcttggCAAGGTTTTCTTTCCATCGGTGTTTACGAAAATATATTCATTACTTGAACgacaagtttgttttttttttacgttcGAAGAAAGAAGATATGGGGTTTTACGACGTTGATCATTACAAAGTTCTTGGATTACCATCTGGGGTAGCAGGAACCAAGATCTCACAGACAGATATTGCCAAAGCCTACAAGAAAAAGGCTTTAGAATTACATCCCGACAAGAGACGACCCGAATGCCGTTAGATATTTCCAAAACCTTCAAGCATCTTATGAGATTCTCAGGAATGAAAAAACCAGAAAAGATTTTGATGATAATTTCGTTAGATATTTCCAAAACCTTCAAGCATCTTATGAGATTCTCAGGAATGAAAAAACCAGAAAAGATTTTGATGATAATTTCGTGGTTCGTAGTAGTAGTGTAAACAAACAAGATCAGCCGATGAAGCGTAAACGACAACCAACAACAGCCGGTTTTGAAGAAGACGACTTATTTGATTGGGCGAAGATGTCAGATTTCGATAGAAGAAAACGAGCCGCTGCTTTTAGGAGACGGGTGTATGAAGTGAAAGAAAGAAACCGTGCCGCGGAATATGAGAAAAGATGGAGCGAGGTCGTATCTGAAGAAAGGAAGCGACGGGCTGCTTTTGTTTATGGTTCAAATCCGAAAGAGAGAATCCTTCAAAGGATGCAGAACATGCCAAGAAAACGTACGTTCGTCTTTTAGATCGACTACACGAAAAACAGTCTTAATTGATGTAGTGGCCTAATTTGTTAAGATACCCTTTAGTTAGGCGACCGGTTAATTGGTAGATCGTCAAGCATTCAAAGATTGTATATTGAGAATTAAAGAGAGAGAACATGAAGATGTTATATGATATGTACTTTAGATTTTTTGAAGAATTAATgaaataaccttttttttttcattaaccTAATTACTACATcttgtaattaattatttttatgtttctatGTAAAAATATAGCTGAAACGATAGTTATGCAATGCATATG is drawn from Erigeron canadensis isolate Cc75 chromosome 9, C_canadensis_v1, whole genome shotgun sequence and contains these coding sequences:
- the LOC122583476 gene encoding dnaJ homolog subfamily C member 16-like, yielding MGFYDVDHYKVLGLPSGVAGTKISQTDIAKAYKKKALELHPDKRRPECPSYEILRNEKTRKDFDDNFVVRSSSVNKQDQPMKRKRQPTTAGFEEDDLFDWAKMSDFDRRKRAAAFRRRVYEVKERNRAAEYEKRWSEVVSEERKRRAAFVYGSNPKERILQRMQNMPRKRTFVF